A portion of the Pseudomonadota bacterium genome contains these proteins:
- a CDS encoding DegT/DnrJ/EryC1/StrS aminotransferase family protein yields MSDPLNQWPTWPSYDEEQVLAVSNVLRSGKVNYWTGKEGRNFEKQFAEYTGTQFGIAVSNGSVSLDMALEVLGVGPGDDVIVTPRSFVISASAVLRRGARPVFADIDRDSQNITPASVERMLTPQTKAIIAVHLAGWPCDMDGLIALCSSRGIHIIEDCAQAHGAEFRGKKVGSMGVLGSFSFCTDKIMTTGGEGGVITLNDADLYQALWSLKDHGKSQSKSEQPGEPGLFKFMIEGVGSNYRMTEMQSSMARVQLGHLEDWVAKRRQFAAQLNQGFSSVAGLRLTLPPDDIKHAYYKFYAFVDAPRLKAGWDRNRILVELIERGVPVGSGSCSEIYQEHAFQSMGLAPEKPLSVAHELGQTSIMFQVHPTLTTEHIARVIEETIDVMKRATK; encoded by the coding sequence ATGTCAGATCCACTCAATCAATGGCCTACTTGGCCGTCCTACGATGAAGAGCAAGTGTTAGCCGTTTCGAATGTGTTGCGGTCCGGTAAAGTCAATTACTGGACTGGTAAGGAAGGACGAAACTTTGAGAAGCAATTTGCTGAGTATACTGGCACGCAGTTTGGCATTGCGGTATCCAACGGCTCCGTTTCGCTCGATATGGCTCTTGAGGTTCTTGGTGTCGGACCTGGTGACGACGTAATTGTTACGCCTCGGAGCTTTGTGATATCGGCGAGCGCGGTGCTGCGGCGGGGTGCGCGACCTGTCTTTGCGGACATTGACCGTGACAGTCAGAACATTACTCCAGCGAGCGTTGAACGGATGTTAACTCCTCAAACCAAGGCAATTATTGCGGTTCACCTGGCCGGTTGGCCGTGCGATATGGATGGTTTGATCGCGCTGTGTTCATCTCGCGGTATACACATAATCGAGGATTGTGCTCAGGCACATGGCGCCGAATTTCGAGGCAAGAAAGTAGGGTCAATGGGGGTTTTGGGGTCGTTTTCCTTTTGTACCGACAAGATCATGACAACCGGTGGCGAAGGTGGCGTTATCACTCTCAACGATGCGGACTTGTATCAAGCGCTCTGGTCGCTAAAAGATCATGGTAAAAGTCAAAGCAAAAGTGAGCAACCGGGCGAGCCCGGATTGTTCAAGTTTATGATCGAAGGCGTTGGCAGCAACTACCGAATGACAGAGATGCAGTCATCGATGGCGAGGGTTCAACTTGGCCATCTGGAAGACTGGGTTGCCAAACGAAGACAGTTCGCCGCTCAGCTCAATCAAGGATTTTCGTCTGTCGCCGGTCTTCGCTTGACCTTACCACCTGACGACATCAAGCATGCTTACTACAAGTTTTACGCCTTCGTCGATGCGCCGCGTCTAAAAGCCGGGTGGGATCGCAACCGAATACTCGTCGAGCTAATCGAACGCGGTGTGCCGGTTGGTTCTGGTTCGTGTTCAGAAATTTATCAGGAACACGCTTTTCAGTCGATGGGTCTCGCGCCTGAGAAACCGCTGTCAGTTGCGCATGAGCTTGGGCAAACATCGATCATGTTTCAGGTGCATCCCACTCTAACTACCGAGCACATCGCACGCGTTATCGAAGAAACTATCGACGTGATGAAACGTGCGACAAAGTAG
- a CDS encoding sugar transferase, translated as MGRVSNIVISLAALIVLAPVLIFAAIWIKIASPGPWLFKQQRVGRDGKLFDIYKLRTMHVATERAHTGSVTVENDPRLFRGARLLRKTKLDELPQLLNVLEGSMALVGPRPTVREDYDRMNETQRGRFACTPGLTGLAQISGNTSLSWPERIEFDLDYIRNRSFFNDIKILVKTALLILTNRAETHPGSADEWQKP; from the coding sequence ATGGGAAGAGTGTCCAACATCGTCATTTCGCTAGCGGCCCTGATTGTGCTTGCGCCGGTGCTGATCTTTGCTGCGATCTGGATCAAAATTGCATCGCCTGGTCCGTGGCTTTTTAAGCAGCAGCGCGTTGGGCGCGACGGTAAACTGTTCGACATTTACAAGCTTCGCACCATGCATGTCGCCACTGAGCGTGCTCACACCGGCAGCGTCACAGTCGAAAATGATCCACGGTTATTTCGAGGTGCTCGACTGCTTCGCAAAACGAAACTCGACGAGCTCCCTCAGCTACTCAATGTGCTCGAGGGAAGCATGGCGCTCGTGGGACCACGACCCACTGTACGGGAAGACTACGACCGCATGAACGAAACACAGCGAGGGCGATTCGCTTGCACACCCGGACTGACCGGGCTTGCACAGATCTCGGGAAACACATCTTTGTCCTGGCCTGAGCGTATCGAATTCGACCTAGACTATATTCGTAATCGTTCTTTCTTCAATGACATAAAAATTTTAGTTAAAACCGCTCTGCTTATTCTAACCAACCGGGCAGAAACCCATCCCGGTAGCGCTGACGAGTGGCAAAAACCTTGA
- a CDS encoding PIG-L deacetylase family protein yields MLNFGNTLVLAAHPDDEVLGVGGTIPRIKANGGRVTVVIVTDGSSTQYAGNAEIVESKSRSLEEANKLIGTDNVIQWTFPDMKLDSVDHVSLNKAIEAIIAERQFETVFVHNRNDINRDHQLIYESLLVATRPVVDQPVKNILAYQVNSATEWGGRTADTYFVPNLFVDISATIDTKLKALECYKDELRDYPHPRSVKAVRDRAAVYGSEVGYHYAEGFEVILSRVS; encoded by the coding sequence ATGCTTAACTTTGGCAATACGCTTGTATTGGCGGCGCATCCCGATGACGAAGTGCTTGGCGTCGGGGGTACCATACCCCGTATTAAGGCCAACGGAGGCCGGGTTACCGTTGTCATCGTCACTGATGGCAGCTCAACCCAGTATGCCGGGAACGCTGAAATTGTCGAAAGTAAATCTCGCTCGCTTGAAGAAGCCAACAAACTGATCGGCACCGACAACGTTATTCAATGGACGTTTCCCGACATGAAACTCGACTCCGTCGATCATGTCAGTCTCAATAAAGCCATCGAAGCAATCATTGCCGAGCGCCAATTCGAGACCGTGTTCGTGCACAACCGCAACGACATTAATCGCGATCATCAACTAATCTACGAGTCTCTGCTTGTCGCCACGCGCCCAGTGGTCGATCAACCTGTGAAGAATATTCTGGCCTATCAAGTGAACTCCGCCACCGAATGGGGTGGCCGCACCGCCGACACGTATTTTGTGCCCAACCTATTTGTTGATATCAGCGCCACCATCGACACTAAGCTCAAAGCGTTGGAATGCTATAAGGATGAGTTGCGTGATTACCCACATCCACGAAGCGTGAAAGCTGTGCGAGACAGGGCAGCCGTGTATGGATCAGAAGTGGGCTACCACTACGCCGAAGGGTTTGAAGTCATTCTGAGCCGCGTTTCCTGA
- a CDS encoding methionyl-tRNA formyltransferase produces MRGIISHNINVVGLVTRPSGNRGNVCDYVDLHPLCHEHDITVIDTLDINSEETLARVKALDPDYIFTLGTSQLFKQEFLSLAKQWVIGSHPSPLPKGRGRAPVPWTILQAHRESAVSFFKMELGADTGDLLQRNRFSIPERAYANEVYQLVAHNLRDGFCQLHDKIVSGTIEFLPQDAEQATYRARRGPADGFVDFAAGASQIDRLIRAVSHPYPGAYVYYEDTKFEVWEAHPNNAPQIMGTTGQILAVADDQVLVQASDKPLWLSSFTQSGTAIPASTFRVGQHFNYRLHDEVFAIKEAIRALQKRLD; encoded by the coding sequence TTGCGTGGCATCATTTCGCACAACATCAATGTGGTGGGCTTAGTAACCCGGCCTTCGGGCAACCGAGGAAATGTCTGCGACTACGTCGATCTGCATCCTCTCTGTCACGAGCACGACATCACCGTTATCGACACGCTCGACATTAACTCAGAAGAAACTCTCGCTCGCGTCAAAGCACTCGATCCCGACTACATCTTCACACTCGGCACGAGCCAGCTTTTCAAGCAAGAGTTTCTATCATTGGCCAAACAGTGGGTCATCGGCAGTCATCCGTCGCCGCTCCCCAAGGGACGCGGTCGCGCACCGGTGCCTTGGACTATTTTGCAAGCACACCGCGAATCAGCCGTGAGCTTTTTCAAAATGGAACTCGGCGCCGACACCGGCGACCTATTGCAGCGAAACCGCTTCTCGATCCCCGAGCGTGCGTACGCCAACGAAGTCTACCAGCTCGTCGCGCATAACCTTCGCGATGGTTTTTGTCAGCTGCACGATAAAATTGTTTCCGGCACAATCGAGTTCCTGCCTCAAGACGCCGAACAAGCAACCTATCGAGCCAGGCGCGGTCCGGCTGATGGGTTCGTCGATTTCGCCGCCGGCGCGAGTCAAATCGACCGTCTGATCCGTGCGGTCTCACACCCCTATCCAGGGGCCTATGTCTATTACGAAGACACCAAATTTGAGGTCTGGGAAGCCCATCCAAACAACGCACCGCAGATCATGGGCACTACCGGCCAAATACTGGCGGTGGCGGACGATCAAGTGCTGGTGCAGGCCAGTGACAAGCCACTTTGGCTAAGCAGCTTTACTCAGTCGGGCACGGCGATACCCGCCTCCACCTTTCGTGTGGGACAACATTTCAATTACCGCCTGCATGACGAAGTGTTCGCTATCAAGGAAGCCATCCGTGCGTTACAAAAGAGGTTGGACTAA